A genomic stretch from Salarias fasciatus chromosome 10, fSalaFa1.1, whole genome shotgun sequence includes:
- the LOC115395155 gene encoding protocadherin alpha-C2-like isoform X3, with the protein MALIAAYLRTRLIVAAFSFMALWGFALSITRYSIPEEMEEGSFVANLATDLGLDVRSLEERNAKLDVIHSKNYLDINKDTGELLIREKMDRESICMTKTTSCFLKMDVILSNPVRIFNIELEIMDINDNAPVFRRKTMHLDISEATPPGERFSLTNAVDADVGANSIKTYYLSESKYFNIDIQTGSDGSKYVDLVLSGNLDRETQAVHNLILTAVDGGVPPRSGTASIIINVLDINDNAPKFSQPAFAVNVSENSAVGTVVLTLNATDLDEGTNAQLVYSYTLYTSEKTQELFSLDANTGEIKVKGVIDYEDIQSFEMFIQAQDRGANSLSGQCKVMVFITDLNDNYPEVTIKSVKSSLSEDVSVGTLIAVVSVSDRDSGPNGEVELSLNQQAILPFTLNKSSEGYFELLVSRPLDREMISKYEIILRVTDKGSPPLSENETITLEILDVNDNAPTFSQSFYTIHVMENNLPGALLTSLSAFDPDLNENQYLVYFIMEKEIVNTSMSMLFSINPENGDLYALKTFDYEREREFLFHIEARDSGVPPLSSNVTVHIVIQDQNDNTPLIVSPWRAQGSVVEEVIPRSTEKGHLVAKVIAIDADSEQNARVTYQLLQITDASLFSLDQYNGEIRTTRMFSYRDPRQQRLVIVAKDNGDPALSATVTVKISTVEHAVSFSETTELPLEYDVFSDLNLYLVIGLGAVSFLLLITILVIIVLKCQKPKPKALKIPPANRNSVISRNSVISQRSSTIADSTLISSDAYWYSLFLAETRKGKVVVRQPIIPKGAGYFVSSIPRSIGPSETTDSRASTLEYSK; encoded by the exons ATGGCGCTGATCGCTGCATATTTACGGACACGATTAATCGTGGCTGCTTTTTCATTCATGGCACTGTGGGGATTTGCGCTCTCCATCACTCGCTACTCCATACCGGAGGAGATGGAAGAGGGCTCCTTTGTTGCCAACCTGGCCACGGATCTGGGTCTGGACGTCCGCAGCTTGGAGGAGCGCAACGCGAAGCTCGATGTCATTCACAGCAAAAATTACCTAGACATCAACAAAGACACGGGGGAGCTGCTGATCCGGGAGAAGATGGACCGGGAGAGCATATGCATGACTAAAACCACCTCGTGCTTTCTGAAAATGGATGTCATACTTTCGAACCCGGTTCGCATTTTCAACATCGAGCTGGAGATCATGGACATCAACGACAACGCGCCCGTGTTTCGCCGGAAGACAATGCACTTGGACATTTCGGAGGCAACCCCTCCCGGTGAGAGATTCTCATTGACAAACGCCGTGGATGCGGATGTGGGGGCGAATTCAATCAAAACCTACTATCTGAGCGAGAGCAAATACTTCAACATCGACATACAGACGGGCAGCGACGGCTCCAAATATGTCGATTTGGTGCTCAGCGGTAATTTGGACCGAGAAACGCAGGCGGTTCATAATTTGATTCTGACCGCTGTGGATGGAGGGGTGCCTCCCCGCTCCGGAACAGCCAGCATCATTATTAATGTCTTGGATATCAATGACAACGCCCCCAAGTTCAGTCAGCCGGCGTTTGCAGTCAATGTCTCGGAGAACTCAGCGGTAGGCACAGTGGTTCTGACCTTAAACGCAACAGACTTGGATGAGGGCACAAACGCCCAGTTAGTTTACTCATACACGCTTTACACTTCAGAGAAGACGCAGGAGCTGTTCTCGCTCGATGCAAACACGGGGGAGATCAAGGTGAAAGGGGTGATCGATTATGAGGATATTCAAAGTTTTGAGATGTTCATACAGGCTCAGGACAGAGGCGCAAACTCCCTGTCGGGGCAATGCAAAGTCATGGTGTTCATCACAGATCTGAATGATAACTACCCAGAGGTGACCATCAAGTCTGTGAAGAGCTCTCTGAGTGAGGACGTCTCCGTGGGGACGCTGATCGCTGTGGTCAGCGTCAGCGACAGGGACTCCGGACCCAACGGGGAAGTGGAGCTCTCTTTGAACCAGCAAGCCATCTTACCCTTCACCCTCAACAAATCCTCAGAAGGCTACTTTGAACTGCTGGTGTCGAGACCGCTGGACCGGGAGATGATCAGCAAATACGAGATCATACTGAGAGTGACAGATAAAGGCTCACCACCGCTGTCTGAAAACGAGACCATCACCTTGGAGATCCTGGACGTCAACGACAACGCGCCCACGTTCTCCCAGTCCTTCTACACAATCCACGTCATGGAGAACAATCTACCGGGCGCGTTGCTGACGTCGTTAAGTGCATTTGACCCCGATCTCAATGAAAACCAGTACTTGGTTTATTTCATAATGGAGAAAGAGATTGTGAACACGTCGATGTCGATGCTTTTCTCCATCAATCCAGAAAACGGCGATCTCTACGCTCTGAAGACCTTTGATTATGAGCGAGAGAGGGAGTTCCTCTTTCACATCGAAGCCAGAGACTCCGGCGTTCCCCCGCTGAGCAGCAACGTGACTGTTCACATCGTCATTCAGGACCAAAACGACAACACTCCTCTCATCGTGTCGCCTTGGCGAGCGCAGGGCTccgtggtggaggaggtgataCCGAGGTCGACGGAGAAGGGCCACCTGGTGGCGAAGGTCATCGCTATCGACGCCGACTCTGAGCAGAACGCCAGAGTCACATATCAGCTCCTGCAGATCACCGACGCTTCCCTCTTCAGCCTGGATCAATACAACGGAGAGATCCGGACAACAAGGATGTTCAGCTACAGAGACCCGAGACAACAGAGGCTGGTCATCGTCGCCAAAGACAACGGCGACCCCGCTCTCTCTGCCACTGTCACCGTCAAGATATCGACGGTGGAGCACGCCGTGTCCTTTTCAGAGACGACCGAGTTACCGCTAGAGTATGACGTCTTCTCAGACCTGAACCTGTACCTCGTGATCGGTTTAGGAGCCgtgtccttcctcctcctgataaCCATCTTGGTTATAATCGTCCTCAAGTGTCAGAAGCCGAAGCCAAAGGCCCTCAAGATCCCGCCGGCTAACAGGAACAGCGTGATCAGCAGAAACAGCGTGATAAGCCAGAGAAGCTCCACCATCGCAGACTCCACCCTGATCTCCAGCGATGCCTACTGGTACAGCTTGTTCCTCGCAGAGACCAGGAAGGGCAAAGTGGTCGTGAGACAGCCCATCATTCCCAAAGGCGCTGGGTATTTTGTATCCAGTATACCCAGGAGTATAGGGCCGAGCGAGACCACAGACTCCAGAGCGTCAACACTGGAG TACTCAAAATGA
- the LOC115395155 gene encoding protocadherin alpha-C2-like isoform X1, with product MALIAAYLRTRLIVAAFSFMALWGFALSITRYSIPEEMEEGSFVANLATDLGLDVRSLEERNAKLDVIHSKNYLDINKDTGELLIREKMDRESICMTKTTSCFLKMDVILSNPVRIFNIELEIMDINDNAPVFRRKTMHLDISEATPPGERFSLTNAVDADVGANSIKTYYLSESKYFNIDIQTGSDGSKYVDLVLSGNLDRETQAVHNLILTAVDGGVPPRSGTASIIINVLDINDNAPKFSQPAFAVNVSENSAVGTVVLTLNATDLDEGTNAQLVYSYTLYTSEKTQELFSLDANTGEIKVKGVIDYEDIQSFEMFIQAQDRGANSLSGQCKVMVFITDLNDNYPEVTIKSVKSSLSEDVSVGTLIAVVSVSDRDSGPNGEVELSLNQQAILPFTLNKSSEGYFELLVSRPLDREMISKYEIILRVTDKGSPPLSENETITLEILDVNDNAPTFSQSFYTIHVMENNLPGALLTSLSAFDPDLNENQYLVYFIMEKEIVNTSMSMLFSINPENGDLYALKTFDYEREREFLFHIEARDSGVPPLSSNVTVHIVIQDQNDNTPLIVSPWRAQGSVVEEVIPRSTEKGHLVAKVIAIDADSEQNARVTYQLLQITDASLFSLDQYNGEIRTTRMFSYRDPRQQRLVIVAKDNGDPALSATVTVKISTVEHAVSFSETTELPLEYDVFSDLNLYLVIGLGAVSFLLLITILVIIVLKCQKPKPKALKIPPANRNSVISRNSVISQRSSTIADSTLISSDAYWYSLFLAETRKGKVVVRQPIIPKGAGYFVSSIPRSIGPSETTDSRASTLEQGPRRELP from the coding sequence ATGGCGCTGATCGCTGCATATTTACGGACACGATTAATCGTGGCTGCTTTTTCATTCATGGCACTGTGGGGATTTGCGCTCTCCATCACTCGCTACTCCATACCGGAGGAGATGGAAGAGGGCTCCTTTGTTGCCAACCTGGCCACGGATCTGGGTCTGGACGTCCGCAGCTTGGAGGAGCGCAACGCGAAGCTCGATGTCATTCACAGCAAAAATTACCTAGACATCAACAAAGACACGGGGGAGCTGCTGATCCGGGAGAAGATGGACCGGGAGAGCATATGCATGACTAAAACCACCTCGTGCTTTCTGAAAATGGATGTCATACTTTCGAACCCGGTTCGCATTTTCAACATCGAGCTGGAGATCATGGACATCAACGACAACGCGCCCGTGTTTCGCCGGAAGACAATGCACTTGGACATTTCGGAGGCAACCCCTCCCGGTGAGAGATTCTCATTGACAAACGCCGTGGATGCGGATGTGGGGGCGAATTCAATCAAAACCTACTATCTGAGCGAGAGCAAATACTTCAACATCGACATACAGACGGGCAGCGACGGCTCCAAATATGTCGATTTGGTGCTCAGCGGTAATTTGGACCGAGAAACGCAGGCGGTTCATAATTTGATTCTGACCGCTGTGGATGGAGGGGTGCCTCCCCGCTCCGGAACAGCCAGCATCATTATTAATGTCTTGGATATCAATGACAACGCCCCCAAGTTCAGTCAGCCGGCGTTTGCAGTCAATGTCTCGGAGAACTCAGCGGTAGGCACAGTGGTTCTGACCTTAAACGCAACAGACTTGGATGAGGGCACAAACGCCCAGTTAGTTTACTCATACACGCTTTACACTTCAGAGAAGACGCAGGAGCTGTTCTCGCTCGATGCAAACACGGGGGAGATCAAGGTGAAAGGGGTGATCGATTATGAGGATATTCAAAGTTTTGAGATGTTCATACAGGCTCAGGACAGAGGCGCAAACTCCCTGTCGGGGCAATGCAAAGTCATGGTGTTCATCACAGATCTGAATGATAACTACCCAGAGGTGACCATCAAGTCTGTGAAGAGCTCTCTGAGTGAGGACGTCTCCGTGGGGACGCTGATCGCTGTGGTCAGCGTCAGCGACAGGGACTCCGGACCCAACGGGGAAGTGGAGCTCTCTTTGAACCAGCAAGCCATCTTACCCTTCACCCTCAACAAATCCTCAGAAGGCTACTTTGAACTGCTGGTGTCGAGACCGCTGGACCGGGAGATGATCAGCAAATACGAGATCATACTGAGAGTGACAGATAAAGGCTCACCACCGCTGTCTGAAAACGAGACCATCACCTTGGAGATCCTGGACGTCAACGACAACGCGCCCACGTTCTCCCAGTCCTTCTACACAATCCACGTCATGGAGAACAATCTACCGGGCGCGTTGCTGACGTCGTTAAGTGCATTTGACCCCGATCTCAATGAAAACCAGTACTTGGTTTATTTCATAATGGAGAAAGAGATTGTGAACACGTCGATGTCGATGCTTTTCTCCATCAATCCAGAAAACGGCGATCTCTACGCTCTGAAGACCTTTGATTATGAGCGAGAGAGGGAGTTCCTCTTTCACATCGAAGCCAGAGACTCCGGCGTTCCCCCGCTGAGCAGCAACGTGACTGTTCACATCGTCATTCAGGACCAAAACGACAACACTCCTCTCATCGTGTCGCCTTGGCGAGCGCAGGGCTccgtggtggaggaggtgataCCGAGGTCGACGGAGAAGGGCCACCTGGTGGCGAAGGTCATCGCTATCGACGCCGACTCTGAGCAGAACGCCAGAGTCACATATCAGCTCCTGCAGATCACCGACGCTTCCCTCTTCAGCCTGGATCAATACAACGGAGAGATCCGGACAACAAGGATGTTCAGCTACAGAGACCCGAGACAACAGAGGCTGGTCATCGTCGCCAAAGACAACGGCGACCCCGCTCTCTCTGCCACTGTCACCGTCAAGATATCGACGGTGGAGCACGCCGTGTCCTTTTCAGAGACGACCGAGTTACCGCTAGAGTATGACGTCTTCTCAGACCTGAACCTGTACCTCGTGATCGGTTTAGGAGCCgtgtccttcctcctcctgataaCCATCTTGGTTATAATCGTCCTCAAGTGTCAGAAGCCGAAGCCAAAGGCCCTCAAGATCCCGCCGGCTAACAGGAACAGCGTGATCAGCAGAAACAGCGTGATAAGCCAGAGAAGCTCCACCATCGCAGACTCCACCCTGATCTCCAGCGATGCCTACTGGTACAGCTTGTTCCTCGCAGAGACCAGGAAGGGCAAAGTGGTCGTGAGACAGCCCATCATTCCCAAAGGCGCTGGGTATTTTGTATCCAGTATACCCAGGAGTATAGGGCCGAGCGAGACCACAGACTCCAGAGCGTCAACACTGGAG
- the LOC115395155 gene encoding protocadherin alpha-C2-like isoform X2, with translation MALIAAYLRTRLIVAAFSFMALWGFALSITRYSIPEEMEEGSFVANLATDLGLDVRSLEERNAKLDVIHSKNYLDINKDTGELLIREKMDRESICMTKTTSCFLKMDVILSNPVRIFNIELEIMDINDNAPVFRRKTMHLDISEATPPGERFSLTNAVDADVGANSIKTYYLSESKYFNIDIQTGSDGSKYVDLVLSGNLDRETQAVHNLILTAVDGGVPPRSGTASIIINVLDINDNAPKFSQPAFAVNVSENSAVGTVVLTLNATDLDEGTNAQLVYSYTLYTSEKTQELFSLDANTGEIKVKGVIDYEDIQSFEMFIQAQDRGANSLSGQCKVMVFITDLNDNYPEVTIKSVKSSLSEDVSVGTLIAVVSVSDRDSGPNGEVELSLNQQAILPFTLNKSSEGYFELLVSRPLDREMISKYEIILRVTDKGSPPLSENETITLEILDVNDNAPTFSQSFYTIHVMENNLPGALLTSLSAFDPDLNENQYLVYFIMEKEIVNTSMSMLFSINPENGDLYALKTFDYEREREFLFHIEARDSGVPPLSSNVTVHIVIQDQNDNTPLIVSPWRAQGSVVEEVIPRSTEKGHLVAKVIAIDADSEQNARVTYQLLQITDASLFSLDQYNGEIRTTRMFSYRDPRQQRLVIVAKDNGDPALSATVTVKISTVEHAVSFSETTELPLEYDVFSDLNLYLVIGLGAVSFLLLITILVIIVLKCQKPKPKALKIPPANRNSVISRNSVISQRSSTIADSTLISSDAYWYSLFLAETRKGKVVVRQPIIPKGAGYFVSSIPRSIGPSETTDSRASTLEGPRRELP, from the coding sequence ATGGCGCTGATCGCTGCATATTTACGGACACGATTAATCGTGGCTGCTTTTTCATTCATGGCACTGTGGGGATTTGCGCTCTCCATCACTCGCTACTCCATACCGGAGGAGATGGAAGAGGGCTCCTTTGTTGCCAACCTGGCCACGGATCTGGGTCTGGACGTCCGCAGCTTGGAGGAGCGCAACGCGAAGCTCGATGTCATTCACAGCAAAAATTACCTAGACATCAACAAAGACACGGGGGAGCTGCTGATCCGGGAGAAGATGGACCGGGAGAGCATATGCATGACTAAAACCACCTCGTGCTTTCTGAAAATGGATGTCATACTTTCGAACCCGGTTCGCATTTTCAACATCGAGCTGGAGATCATGGACATCAACGACAACGCGCCCGTGTTTCGCCGGAAGACAATGCACTTGGACATTTCGGAGGCAACCCCTCCCGGTGAGAGATTCTCATTGACAAACGCCGTGGATGCGGATGTGGGGGCGAATTCAATCAAAACCTACTATCTGAGCGAGAGCAAATACTTCAACATCGACATACAGACGGGCAGCGACGGCTCCAAATATGTCGATTTGGTGCTCAGCGGTAATTTGGACCGAGAAACGCAGGCGGTTCATAATTTGATTCTGACCGCTGTGGATGGAGGGGTGCCTCCCCGCTCCGGAACAGCCAGCATCATTATTAATGTCTTGGATATCAATGACAACGCCCCCAAGTTCAGTCAGCCGGCGTTTGCAGTCAATGTCTCGGAGAACTCAGCGGTAGGCACAGTGGTTCTGACCTTAAACGCAACAGACTTGGATGAGGGCACAAACGCCCAGTTAGTTTACTCATACACGCTTTACACTTCAGAGAAGACGCAGGAGCTGTTCTCGCTCGATGCAAACACGGGGGAGATCAAGGTGAAAGGGGTGATCGATTATGAGGATATTCAAAGTTTTGAGATGTTCATACAGGCTCAGGACAGAGGCGCAAACTCCCTGTCGGGGCAATGCAAAGTCATGGTGTTCATCACAGATCTGAATGATAACTACCCAGAGGTGACCATCAAGTCTGTGAAGAGCTCTCTGAGTGAGGACGTCTCCGTGGGGACGCTGATCGCTGTGGTCAGCGTCAGCGACAGGGACTCCGGACCCAACGGGGAAGTGGAGCTCTCTTTGAACCAGCAAGCCATCTTACCCTTCACCCTCAACAAATCCTCAGAAGGCTACTTTGAACTGCTGGTGTCGAGACCGCTGGACCGGGAGATGATCAGCAAATACGAGATCATACTGAGAGTGACAGATAAAGGCTCACCACCGCTGTCTGAAAACGAGACCATCACCTTGGAGATCCTGGACGTCAACGACAACGCGCCCACGTTCTCCCAGTCCTTCTACACAATCCACGTCATGGAGAACAATCTACCGGGCGCGTTGCTGACGTCGTTAAGTGCATTTGACCCCGATCTCAATGAAAACCAGTACTTGGTTTATTTCATAATGGAGAAAGAGATTGTGAACACGTCGATGTCGATGCTTTTCTCCATCAATCCAGAAAACGGCGATCTCTACGCTCTGAAGACCTTTGATTATGAGCGAGAGAGGGAGTTCCTCTTTCACATCGAAGCCAGAGACTCCGGCGTTCCCCCGCTGAGCAGCAACGTGACTGTTCACATCGTCATTCAGGACCAAAACGACAACACTCCTCTCATCGTGTCGCCTTGGCGAGCGCAGGGCTccgtggtggaggaggtgataCCGAGGTCGACGGAGAAGGGCCACCTGGTGGCGAAGGTCATCGCTATCGACGCCGACTCTGAGCAGAACGCCAGAGTCACATATCAGCTCCTGCAGATCACCGACGCTTCCCTCTTCAGCCTGGATCAATACAACGGAGAGATCCGGACAACAAGGATGTTCAGCTACAGAGACCCGAGACAACAGAGGCTGGTCATCGTCGCCAAAGACAACGGCGACCCCGCTCTCTCTGCCACTGTCACCGTCAAGATATCGACGGTGGAGCACGCCGTGTCCTTTTCAGAGACGACCGAGTTACCGCTAGAGTATGACGTCTTCTCAGACCTGAACCTGTACCTCGTGATCGGTTTAGGAGCCgtgtccttcctcctcctgataaCCATCTTGGTTATAATCGTCCTCAAGTGTCAGAAGCCGAAGCCAAAGGCCCTCAAGATCCCGCCGGCTAACAGGAACAGCGTGATCAGCAGAAACAGCGTGATAAGCCAGAGAAGCTCCACCATCGCAGACTCCACCCTGATCTCCAGCGATGCCTACTGGTACAGCTTGTTCCTCGCAGAGACCAGGAAGGGCAAAGTGGTCGTGAGACAGCCCATCATTCCCAAAGGCGCTGGGTATTTTGTATCCAGTATACCCAGGAGTATAGGGCCGAGCGAGACCACAGACTCCAGAGCGTCAACACTGGAG